A genomic window from Silene latifolia isolate original U9 population chromosome Y, ASM4854445v1, whole genome shotgun sequence includes:
- the LOC141632967 gene encoding uncharacterized protein LOC141632967, translating to MFINQVMLKENGVEMIITQFFFGYDWLRYNVPKWSFTVWLQQQQRLLTLDRLGRMGMEVPTECFLCGTTPETHSHLFTECVYALKCHQLIADWLHIPKSDIADCVKMAKKHGQSMLIRQITLAVVIAIVYWIWMARNTCRIDGYVQHPVHLVQRVKEDCRRRLLGIFQGAMKQFDSLWCHEKGFK from the exons ATGTTTATAAACCAGGTTATGCTCAAGGAAAATGGTGTGGAGATGATCATTACACAATTCTTTTTTGGTTATGATTGGTTGAG GTATAATGTTCCTAAATGGAGTTTTACTGTATGGTTGCAACAACAGCAGAGACTCCTTACACTTGATAGATTAGGCAGGATGGGTATGGAGGTCCCTACTGAGTGTTTTTTATGTGGTACTACACCTGAGACGCATTCTCATTTGTTTACTGAATGTGTTTATGCTCTGAAATGTCACCAACTGATTGCTGATTGGTTACATATACCCAAAAGTGATATTGCTGATTGTGTTAAAATGGCAAAGAAACATGGCCAGTCTATGTTGATCAGGCAGATTACTTTGGCGGTTGTAATTGCGATTGTCTATTGGATTTGGATGGCTAGAAACACCTGCAGAATTGATGGGTATGTGCAGCACCCTGTGCACCTGGTTCAACGAGTTAAAGAGGATTGTAGGAGAAGACTGTTGGGGATCTTTCAAGGGGCTATGAAACAATTTGATAGTTTATGGTGTCATGAGAAAGGTTTTAAGTAG